AGCAATTCTGGTATTTTCAGCAAGGGTAACGCAATTTTTGCAGCCAGATCCTAAAATTTTAATCATCATATTTAATACGCTCCTTTTACTTGAAAATTCAAATATTATTACCCCTTACATGAGCAAATATCCCAAGGCATTAAATGTATAGCCGATGATAAGAATGCCAATGGTTACAATCCCTGCAAATATGACGAGCAGTTTCATTTTTACGACTTTCTTGAGCATGATCAAAGACGGCAGAGAAAGTGCGGTGACAGCCATCATGAAGGATAAAGCAGTTCCCAGACCAACACCCTTGGCCACCAATGCTTCCGCAATCGGCAGCGTCCCAAAAATATCTGCATACATCGGGACCCCTACCAAAGTAGCCAGCAATACCGAATACCATTTATCCTGACCCAGAAGTAAGGAAATAATATTTTCAGGAATAAAGTTGTGAATCGCAGCACCTATACCGACACCGATTAGAATATATACCCACACTCTTCTGACAATATCACGAACCTGATCTTTAGCAAACTCCAGCCTTTCCCGAGTTGTTAACCGCTCCGGTTCTATTTCCAGCATTTTATTACTGAATACAAACGGTTCTACATACTTTTCCAGCTTTGCTCTGCTAATCACGGTTCCGCCAATTACTGCCAGAATCAAACCAACAACAACGTAGGCAATGGCAATGGTCCAATTAAAGATACTTGCCAGCAAAAGCACCGAAGCCAAATCCACCAGGGGGGATGATATTAAAAACGAAAAAGTAACACCGATGGGAAGCCCCGCACTGGTGAAGCCAATAAAAAGCGGAATGGAAGAACAGGAGCAAAAAGGCGTCACCGTACCGAGTAAAGCACCTAAAATATTTCCTGAAATACCGTTAAACCTGCCGAGTATTTTTTTGGTTCTTTCCGGTGGAAAAAAACTTTGAATATAAGAAATGAGAAAGATCAAAACGGCTAGCAAGATAAATATTTTAAGAACGTCATAGATGAAAAAATGGAGACCACCTCCCCAGCGATCCTGGATGCTAAGCCCAAAGACATTCTCAACCAAGAGCTTTACCAAATCAGAAAGCCATTCCATCCTGAGCAATTGGTTATTTAGCCATTCAAATACCATCTAAGTCACCTTCTTGTTGTTTATTCGTTTGATTCAATAGTTATTTTTTTCTTTTTGTTACATATGATTTTTGTAACCTTATCAAAAAGCCGGCAATGACTTCAAGTTTACTTTCATTGATAGAATACCGCATCCAGATGCCATCCCGCCTGCCATTCACCAGACCGCTTTCACATAAGATCTTCATGTGATAAGAAAGCGTGGATTGGGTTATGTTGAACGCTTCGAGTATCTTACAAGCACATAGTTCCCCATTGCCCAACATGTCAAATATTTTCAATCTTGTTTCATCAGATAATGCTCTCATCGCTAAAGCATATGCTTGATAATTTCGTTCCAATTCAACCGCCCCTGTTGTAGGTTTATATATTGATAAACATCAATATGTTTATATATTAGTCAAGACATTGATACTTGTCAATGTCTATGGTATATAAATATCCCGCAAATCGCAGAAAACCTAAGTAAACCCAAAGCACTGGTGAACTGGAAACTTGTAGCGAGTAGAAAAGGTTGATCAAACGATGATCACATACTTTATAAATAAAAAGGCGGTGTTGCAAAACTACAAAGTTTGGCGGCACCGCCTTCTTCTATCGGTATATGAAAGACCAACTACGGTATATGGATTAAGCAACTACCTCTGGAAGGTATAACGAATAAAACCTTGAAGGTAGGGCTACGCAATGTCTAACCGCTCTCGGCAAGTTGTGCCCTCCGTGGCGCAAAAAGCCGCGCTGCGCAATCCATGCTCCGCTTACGCTGGTTAGACATTGCATAGCCTAATCTTAGGTCTTTGTAAAAGATATTTTTTGGGGATTAGCGTGTCTTCTTCATCAATTCTAGGCCGTTTTTAGCTGATGAAGTGGTTTTCCGATGCGTTCATTCTGAATCTTCGCATGAAGCTTGTTGACGTTATATCCAATACAAAGCAACATAAATTCATTTTTGACGTTTTTCCTGCCGCGTGTTAAAAAGCGATTGAAGTTGTAATCGTTCTTTAAAACCCCGAAAGCCCCTTCCGCCTGGATAGAACGATTTACCCTAAGTAAGATGCCTTTTTCGGATGTAATATTCTCATAAGATACCCGGCGTTTCTCCACAAATTTCTTGGATACCTGCATTCGTCTATTTCCTTTAGCTTTGGTACATTTCTCTTTCTTAAGGCAGTCTTGGCAGTCCTCGCACTCATACAGTGTTATCTCCGACCGATAGCCGGTTGCCGATGTTCTATGGGTGATTCCAATAGGCTGAAGCTGCTTGCCGTTACTGCAGGTATATTCGTCTTTTTCAGCATCATAAGTCATGTTTTCCCGTTTGCTGATGTCATTTTTAAAGCTTCTTTTCTTCGATTGTTCATATGTTTGCGGCTTGATGTAGCAAGTCTGTCTGTGCTCTTCCAGGTAAAGATAATTCTCTTCACTTTCGTAGCCGGAGTCGGCAATGATATTTTTGTATCGAAAAGTTGATCTACTCTCCATTTCCTTTAAAAATGGGATCAGGGTATTTAAATCGTTTCTGTCCTGGAAAACATTGACGCCCGTTATGTATTCGCCTTCAACTCCGATCTGGACATTGTAAGCTGGCTTTAGCTGAGCATTGCGCATATGGTCGTCTTTCATATGCATGAAGGTGGCATCCGTATCTGTTTTAGAGTAACTATTCCGGCCGTTAAACAAGGTATTATGTTTGTCATACGCTGCCTGACGCAAAGAGAATTCTCTGATCTGTTCAGTATACCGCTGTAATTCTGTCTTCCGTTTACCAATACCCTGAACAAATTCGATGTTCTCTACTTTTCGTTTTTCTTCCAAATACGTGAGTATCCCCGCTAAATCACAGCATAAGCTATCTTTGCTGACGAGAAGATTCGTGTTGTAGGTTTCGTTGATTTTCTCCAGCAACGCTTGTATTTTCGTAAACATCTTAGCTTCATTTTTGTTGACGACTTTCTTCCAAACGAAGGTGTAACGATTGGCATTGGCTTCGATTTTTGTCCCGTCGATGAATAGATTCTCGAAGTTCACCTCGCCAGTCTGATGCAGATATACGACCATTTGATAAAACAATCCATCGACAGCATCAACCACAAAACTTTTCCGAAACCGGGCAATGGTCGAATGATCCGGAGCCGGATTTCCTTGTAACAGCCACATGAAATTAATATCTCTCCGGCAGGCTTTCTCAATATTTCTGCTCGAGTAAATATTGTTCATGTATACATAGGTCAATACCTTGAATAGGATCTTGGGTTCGACTGCAGGTTTTCTTCCAGTAGAAGAATATGCCTGATATAGCTCCGTGTAATTTAATCCCTCCAGTATGTGGCTGAGCAGTCGGACAGAATCATCTTCTGGTATTAACACATCAAAATTAAATGGTAAAACTAATTGATACCCGTCGCGATATTCGGTATACTTTTTGTTGTGTAATTTATTTAGTCGCATAACTAAATTATACAGTATTTGCGGGCTCTTCGAGCCCGCATTTGCTATATTTCCGGGTAAAAAAAGTAGGCTATTGCCTACGAACGACTACGTTCGTTGTGCAACAGCCCCTCCATTTTAATCAATTTCTATAGTATTTTTTACTACTTTGACAGCGTGTGTATTTCCCTTTGTTCAACCCTTTTACTCCGTTAGAAGCGGCCTGATATTGTTTCGGATAATTAGTCTTATAACAGGTTAACTAATTCAATTAAATGTAGACGAAAGCCAATGTTAAACCTACAGCGGCAATTAAAATAAATAACCCCCAATAAAGTTTATTGAATCGGTTCTTTGTGAGTTGGATCATCACCCAAAAGAGTGCGAAACCTCCAATGCTCTTGATTAACAATGGAAGGCTAAAATCAACAAGTGTCCAAACATAGCATCCTGTTAATACTGCGAAGCCAAAGACAACATACATGATTTTACGAAGTTTTGTTTTTAGGTTTTGGTCATCACTAAAAGTAGCGATAAAAAATAAGACCAGGAGCACAGATGCAGCTAGAAAATGCCAGGGAGTATGATTCATTATTTCTATAGGACCTAAAGCTATCAAAGAAAATCCCTCCTAAAATATAATTATGATTTATTATAAGGTAATTAATGTTTCTAGTCAAGTCCTTATTAGTGTGTAAATTCCCTCGGCTGTATTTAATTAAGCAGCGGATTGGTCCTTAGCTGATTTTTGTTCATTTATAAATTGATAATATTCATCCATATCAAGGTACTTTCTTGATGACCATTTTTCATCTTGTTCAATAAGTACTGATCCCAACAACCTGATGACGGAAGCTTCATTTGGATAGATTCTTATAACACGATCACGACGTCTTACTTCTTGGTTAAGTCGTTCGACGCTATTTGTTGTTCGTAGGCGTTTTCGATACTTTTCAGGTAGACTCATAACTGCCATAACATCTTCGAAACCTTCTTCAAGTGTTGTCATTGCTTTCGGAGCAAGAACTTCAAAGGCTTCTAAAGTTTCCGAAAGAAGTCTTCTTGCTTCATCAATATCTCTCGCTTGATAGATACTTTGTAGGTATTTCTTAATTTCAGGCTGGTGTTTCTTTGGTGTTTTATCAAGAATGTTTCTCGAAAAATGTGTTTGACAACGTTGCCAAGTTGCACCTTGGAAATGTTTTTTTATAGCCTTTACAAGACCTTTGTGATTGTCAGAGGCTATCAGGTCTACGTTGTTTAATCCGCGAAATTTAAGATCACTAAAGAAATCCCCCCAACTGGTTTCTGATTCGCTATTGCTTAACTGGAAGCCTATTACTTCACGATGACCGGTTTCATTGACTGCTGTAGCAATTAATAGGCCTTTTGAACAAACACGACTATCTTCTCTAACTTTGATGTATATGGCATCAACAATGACAAAAGGATAGTGCTTTTCAAGCGGTCGATTTCTGAAGGCAGAAACGATTGGATCTAGATGCTCACAAAGTTTTGATACCGTTGATTTAGAGAAACTCTTACCACAAAGTTCTTCTGTGATATTCTCAATTTTTCTCGTTGAAACACCGTTTATGACCATTTCAATCATTGCTAAAATCAAAGCTTGTTCACTGCGTTGGTAACGCTTGAACATTGTAGTGCTGAACTCACCATTCCTATGGCGTGGAATTTTTAATGTTATGGAACCAATACGTGTAGTCAAATCTCTGTCTCTGAATCCATTTCGGTATGCTGTGCGATCTTCAGAACGTTCATAAGGCCCTGCACCAAGTTGCTCTGCTGATTGAGCAAGTAATACCTGATTTAGAATCGTTTCTAACAGTTTTGAAAAAGCTTCATCCTTAGAGTCTTTTGTAAAAAGTCCGTGCAAAAGTTCTGTATCCAGTGTAATATTTAGTTGAGCCATTTTGTTCCTCCTCGATTATGTATTGTCTGGTAACTTTATTTTAACCGAGGTTGAGCTTTTTGGCTCGTTTTATTTAAAATTTGAATTTACACCATTATACGGACTTTATCATGTTTCTAAAACTGTTAAGTATTTAACAATTAATAAAAAAATTGGGGAAGTTGAATTTCCATACCTAAAAATCAGAGAAGTAGCTGCTTGACCCTATTATTTAAATATGTGCGTACTAAGACAAGGGTCATCTTTTAAAATGTAATATCTGTTAGTGCGGTCGACTATTTTGGCTTCTTTTAACTCATTAAGGGCCTGAATGACCATTACCCGTGAAGCACCAATCATATCAGCTAATTCCTGCTGAGTAATTATTAAATCGATCATTGTCGCGTTTGGCAGCTTTTTCCCATATTGGTTGGCAAGGTTATAAAATAGACCTAATAATCTTTCTTTTACAGTTCGTCTAGTCTCCTTATCTGAATTCATAATGGCATAATGCTTTTGCCCAAGGTAATTAATTATCCTTAAGGCAAAAGAAGGATCTTTCTTAATTAACATTTCAAATTGCATTTTACTAAAGCAACAGATGCAAGCCTCTTCCATGGCTAATGCACTAGAACATTCCTTTTGTTCTAGATATAGCGACAACTCACCTAGCACCTCACCGGGACCACAGATATCCAGAATTGTTTCATGTCCATCTCCAGCACTTTGAACAAGTTTAAGTTTTCCTGATTTCACAAGAAATATAGTACCTGTAATATCCCCTTGATAAAAAAGATAATGTCCTTTGGACAGCCGTTTTTTATTTGTACATTGACACAAGTTTGTAATCTGTTCTTTTTCCAGACCCCGAAACAGATCCAATTCTTCTAGGCAGATGAGGCAACGTTTCATGCAATTCCCCCTATGTTTATAAAGAAAATATATCAAAATAGATTCAACTTTTCAACAAAGTAAAAATAATCCCGCTTTACGAGCCAGATTATTATTTGGAATTATCAGCACAAAACCTGATCAATCTTTTATTGTCCTCGAAAGTGTCCCCTCTTTTAAGAAAAGTTATTGTCAAACAAAGGTTAGCTATCGCTCAATAGCAAATATTCAAAGCATTTTATCCTTGACATGAATTCAGCCTTTTGTTATGATTTTATTTGTTCTTTAAAAGAGACATCGGGGCGTGGCGCAGTTTGGTAGCGTGCTTGGTTCGGGACCAAGAGGCCGCAGGTTCGAATCCTGTCGCCCCGACCATTGAAACTCAAAAGAAACTCCGGGTTTATACCCGGAGCTTATTTTTTATATTTTTATATTTGACTCACTTTTGAACCTCTTTATTGATTGTCATATTTAGGTTAACTGTTAAAGACTTACTGAACTTAAATAAACTACCTGTGTATTTTATTCCTATGTGCAGATACTACAGATAAATAAACAAATAAACAAAAAGGAGGGAAATTGAATGGCTAAATATAAACTGCCGGTTAACAAACAAAGTGTTGCCAGCGAGCTTAAGGTTAACCTAGGCCCAGACACCTCCGCAAGACAGAATGGCTCTGTTGGGGGCAGTATGGTTAAGAAAACTTTTGAATACATTAACGGTAGAATCTAGTCACCAAGCACATGAAGAAATAAGTTACTCCGGGTTTTTGCCCGGAGTAACTTATTATATAACTCAAAATATGGCTCAAAACTCTTCCGCAGTACAGACACCATTTTTGATGCTTTCTTTTTTTAGTTCCTGATAGAAATTAGTAAACGTAATTTGCA
Above is a genomic segment from Dehalobacter sp. 12DCB1 containing:
- a CDS encoding small, acid-soluble spore protein, alpha/beta type — encoded protein: MAKYKLPVNKQSVASELKVNLGPDTSARQNGSVGGSMVKKTFEYINGRI
- a CDS encoding Crp/Fnr family transcriptional regulator, whose protein sequence is MKRCLICLEELDLFRGLEKEQITNLCQCTNKKRLSKGHYLFYQGDITGTIFLVKSGKLKLVQSAGDGHETILDICGPGEVLGELSLYLEQKECSSALAMEEACICCFSKMQFEMLIKKDPSFALRIINYLGQKHYAIMNSDKETRRTVKERLLGLFYNLANQYGKKLPNATMIDLIITQQELADMIGASRVMVIQALNELKEAKIVDRTNRYYILKDDPCLSTHIFK
- a CDS encoding IS1182 family transposase — protein: MRLNKLHNKKYTEYRDGYQLVLPFNFDVLIPEDDSVRLLSHILEGLNYTELYQAYSSTGRKPAVEPKILFKVLTYVYMNNIYSSRNIEKACRRDINFMWLLQGNPAPDHSTIARFRKSFVVDAVDGLFYQMVVYLHQTGEVNFENLFIDGTKIEANANRYTFVWKKVVNKNEAKMFTKIQALLEKINETYNTNLLVSKDSLCCDLAGILTYLEEKRKVENIEFVQGIGKRKTELQRYTEQIREFSLRQAAYDKHNTLFNGRNSYSKTDTDATFMHMKDDHMRNAQLKPAYNVQIGVEGEYITGVNVFQDRNDLNTLIPFLKEMESRSTFRYKNIIADSGYESEENYLYLEEHRQTCYIKPQTYEQSKKRSFKNDISKRENMTYDAEKDEYTCSNGKQLQPIGITHRTSATGYRSEITLYECEDCQDCLKKEKCTKAKGNRRMQVSKKFVEKRRVSYENITSEKGILLRVNRSIQAEGAFGVLKNDYNFNRFLTRGRKNVKNEFMLLCIGYNVNKLHAKIQNERIGKPLHQLKTA
- a CDS encoding IS256 family transposase codes for the protein MAQLNITLDTELLHGLFTKDSKDEAFSKLLETILNQVLLAQSAEQLGAGPYERSEDRTAYRNGFRDRDLTTRIGSITLKIPRHRNGEFSTTMFKRYQRSEQALILAMIEMVINGVSTRKIENITEELCGKSFSKSTVSKLCEHLDPIVSAFRNRPLEKHYPFVIVDAIYIKVREDSRVCSKGLLIATAVNETGHREVIGFQLSNSESETSWGDFFSDLKFRGLNNVDLIASDNHKGLVKAIKKHFQGATWQRCQTHFSRNILDKTPKKHQPEIKKYLQSIYQARDIDEARRLLSETLEAFEVLAPKAMTTLEEGFEDVMAVMSLPEKYRKRLRTTNSVERLNQEVRRRDRVIRIYPNEASVIRLLGSVLIEQDEKWSSRKYLDMDEYYQFINEQKSAKDQSAA
- a CDS encoding permease; its protein translation is MVFEWLNNQLLRMEWLSDLVKLLVENVFGLSIQDRWGGGLHFFIYDVLKIFILLAVLIFLISYIQSFFPPERTKKILGRFNGISGNILGALLGTVTPFCSCSSIPLFIGFTSAGLPIGVTFSFLISSPLVDLASVLLLASIFNWTIAIAYVVVGLILAVIGGTVISRAKLEKYVEPFVFSNKMLEIEPERLTTRERLEFAKDQVRDIVRRVWVYILIGVGIGAAIHNFIPENIISLLLGQDKWYSVLLATLVGVPMYADIFGTLPIAEALVAKGVGLGTALSFMMAVTALSLPSLIMLKKVVKMKLLVIFAGIVTIGILIIGYTFNALGYLLM
- a CDS encoding metalloregulator ArsR/SmtB family transcription factor, which codes for MERNYQAYALAMRALSDETRLKIFDMLGNGELCACKILEAFNITQSTLSYHMKILCESGLVNGRRDGIWMRYSINESKLEVIAGFLIRLQKSYVTKRKK